A window of Oncorhynchus nerka isolate Pitt River linkage group LG4, Oner_Uvic_2.0, whole genome shotgun sequence contains these coding sequences:
- the LOC115128335 gene encoding fMet-Leu-Phe receptor-like isoform X1, translated as MPDFDDNVSLQNLPTRRTASATFLFRMTPNATLPFVLVTSATRDDKAKVVDIEAIMNNLIIVLYTLTIVLGTTGNSVVIWVAGFKLKPTVTNVWLVNLAVADLIFCLSRVLSLTKKLFFDYWPFGIFLCKFNGFFKYANMFCSVFLLAVISMDRTLCVWHPVFTKRRRTICAARLVSAGVWSVAAILSAPYFAYRQVYLGKNNLSKCSLDVKESTKGDNSAKLALYLMRFLCGFLLPFLIILCCYILAGLGIRRTRLLGKSRPLRILASLVCAFFLCWAPYHCLLLVKMVKSNSMVVKVGLTGATGFAYFNSCVNPLLYFCMGLDMRGSRFRQSLAGVYRRALADDRDGRNTQSNERTVDESSGSASRLAMVNVANVSFE; from the exons atgccagactttgatgacaacgTTTCAttacaaaatttgcccacaagaaggactGCCAGCGCAACATTCCTGTTCag AATGACACCAAACGCCACCCTTCCATTCGTCCTCGTCACCTCAGCCACCCGAGATGACAAAGCCAAGGTGGTGGACATCGAGGCCATCATGAACAACTTAATCATTGTCCTTTACACGCTGACCATTGTATTGGGCACCACGGGCAACTCTGTAGTCATCTGGGTGGCAGGCTTCAAGCTCAAGCCCACCGTCACCAATGTGTGGCTGGTCAACCTGGCCGTGGCCGACCTCATCTTCTGCCTGAGCCGTGTGCTCTCGCTGACCAAGAAGCTCTTCTTCGACTACTGGCCGTTCGGCATCTTTTTATGCAAGTTCAACGGCTTCTTCAAGTATGCCAACATGTTCTGCAGTGTGTTCCTGCTCGCTGTAATCAGCATGGACCGGACGCTCTGCGTCTGGCACCCCGTCTTTACCAAACGGCGTAGGACGATCTGCGCCGCCCGCCTGGTGAGTGCCGGCGTGTGGTCGGTGGCGGCCATTTTGAGCGCCCCCTACTTCGCCTACCGCCAGGTTTACCTCGGCAAGAACAACCTGAGCAAGTGCTCGCTAGATGTCAAGGAGTCAACGAAAGGCGATAACAGCGCTAAGCTAGCGCTCTACCTAATGCGCTTCCTATGCGGTTTCCTGCTTCCTTTCCTCATCATCCTCTGCTGCTACATCCTGGCAGGGCTAGGCATCCGACGTACCCGCCTATTGGGCAAGTCACGTCCCCTCCGTATCCTGGCATCGCTGGTCTGTGCTTTCTTCCTGTGCTGGGCGCCCTACCACTGTCTCCTACTGGTCAAGATGGTGAAGAGCAACAGTATGGTGGTGAAGGTGGGGCTGACAGGGGCCACAGGCTTTGCCTACTTCAACAGTTGTGTGAACCCGCTGCTGTACTTCTGTATGGGGTTGGACATGAGAGGGTCAAGGTTCAGGCAGAGCTTAGCGGGGGTGTACCGGAGAGCACTAGCCGATGACAGAGATGGTCGAAACACGCAGTCCAACGAGCGCACAGTGGATGAGAGTTCTGGCTCTGCATCACGACTTGCAATGGTGAATGTGGCCAATGTCAGTTTCGAGTGA
- the LOC115128335 gene encoding fMet-Leu-Phe receptor-like isoform X2, which translates to MTPNATLPFVLVTSATRDDKAKVVDIEAIMNNLIIVLYTLTIVLGTTGNSVVIWVAGFKLKPTVTNVWLVNLAVADLIFCLSRVLSLTKKLFFDYWPFGIFLCKFNGFFKYANMFCSVFLLAVISMDRTLCVWHPVFTKRRRTICAARLVSAGVWSVAAILSAPYFAYRQVYLGKNNLSKCSLDVKESTKGDNSAKLALYLMRFLCGFLLPFLIILCCYILAGLGIRRTRLLGKSRPLRILASLVCAFFLCWAPYHCLLLVKMVKSNSMVVKVGLTGATGFAYFNSCVNPLLYFCMGLDMRGSRFRQSLAGVYRRALADDRDGRNTQSNERTVDESSGSASRLAMVNVANVSFE; encoded by the coding sequence ATGACACCAAACGCCACCCTTCCATTCGTCCTCGTCACCTCAGCCACCCGAGATGACAAAGCCAAGGTGGTGGACATCGAGGCCATCATGAACAACTTAATCATTGTCCTTTACACGCTGACCATTGTATTGGGCACCACGGGCAACTCTGTAGTCATCTGGGTGGCAGGCTTCAAGCTCAAGCCCACCGTCACCAATGTGTGGCTGGTCAACCTGGCCGTGGCCGACCTCATCTTCTGCCTGAGCCGTGTGCTCTCGCTGACCAAGAAGCTCTTCTTCGACTACTGGCCGTTCGGCATCTTTTTATGCAAGTTCAACGGCTTCTTCAAGTATGCCAACATGTTCTGCAGTGTGTTCCTGCTCGCTGTAATCAGCATGGACCGGACGCTCTGCGTCTGGCACCCCGTCTTTACCAAACGGCGTAGGACGATCTGCGCCGCCCGCCTGGTGAGTGCCGGCGTGTGGTCGGTGGCGGCCATTTTGAGCGCCCCCTACTTCGCCTACCGCCAGGTTTACCTCGGCAAGAACAACCTGAGCAAGTGCTCGCTAGATGTCAAGGAGTCAACGAAAGGCGATAACAGCGCTAAGCTAGCGCTCTACCTAATGCGCTTCCTATGCGGTTTCCTGCTTCCTTTCCTCATCATCCTCTGCTGCTACATCCTGGCAGGGCTAGGCATCCGACGTACCCGCCTATTGGGCAAGTCACGTCCCCTCCGTATCCTGGCATCGCTGGTCTGTGCTTTCTTCCTGTGCTGGGCGCCCTACCACTGTCTCCTACTGGTCAAGATGGTGAAGAGCAACAGTATGGTGGTGAAGGTGGGGCTGACAGGGGCCACAGGCTTTGCCTACTTCAACAGTTGTGTGAACCCGCTGCTGTACTTCTGTATGGGGTTGGACATGAGAGGGTCAAGGTTCAGGCAGAGCTTAGCGGGGGTGTACCGGAGAGCACTAGCCGATGACAGAGATGGTCGAAACACGCAGTCCAACGAGCGCACAGTGGATGAGAGTTCTGGCTCTGCATCACGACTTGCAATGGTGAATGTGGCCAATGTCAGTTTCGAGTGA
- the LOC115128335 gene encoding C3a anaphylatoxin chemotactic receptor-like isoform X3 yields the protein MTPNATIPFALVTSAARDDEAKVVDIDAIMNKLNIVLLTLTIVLGTTGNSVVIWVAGFKIKPTITNVWLVNLAVADLIFCLSRVLSLTKKLFFDYWPFGIFLCKFNGFFRYTNMFCSVFLLAVISMDRMLCIWHPVFTKRRRTICSARLVSAGVWAVAAILSTPHFAYRQVYLGKNNLSKCSLEDNEPKGDNSAKLALYLMRFLCGFLLPFLIILCCYILAGLGIRRTRLLGKSRPLRILVSLVCAFFLCWAPYHCLLLAKMVNSNSMLVTEGLTVATAFTYFNSCVNPLLYFCMGLDMRGSRFRQTLAGVYRRALADDRDGRNTQSNERTVHNSSGSASQPALSLK from the coding sequence ATGACACCAAACGCCACCATTCCGTTTGCCCTCGTCACCTCAGCCGCCCGAGATGACGAAGCCAAGGTGGTGGACATCGATGCCATCATGAACAAATTAAACATTGTCCTTCTCACGCTGACCATTGTCCTGGGCACCACGGGCAACTCTGTAGTCATCTGGGTGGCAGGCTTCAAGATCAAGCCCACCATCACCAATGTGTGGCTGGTCAACCTGGCCGTGGCCGACCTCATCTTCTGCCTGAGCCGTGTGCTCTCGCTGACCAAGAAGCTCTTCTTCGACTACTGGCCGTTCGGCATCTTCTTATGCAAGTTCAACGGCTTCTTCAGGTATACCAACATGTTCTGCAGTGTGTTCCTGCTCGCCGTAATCAGCATGGACCGGATGCTCTGCATCTGGCACCCCGTCTTTACCAAACGGCGTAGGACAATCTGCTCCGCCCGCCTGGTGAGTGCCGGCGTGTGGGCTGTGGCGGCCATTTTGAGCACCCCCCACTTCGCCTACCGCCAGGTTTACCTCGGCAAGAACAACCTGAGCAAGTGCTCTCTGGAGGACAATGAGCCAAAAGGCGACAACAGCGCTAAGCTAGCGCTCTACCTAATGCGCTTCCTATGCGGTTTCCTGCTTCCTTTCCTCATCATCCTCTGCTGCTACATCCTGGCAGGGCTAGGCATCCGACGTACCCGCCTGTTGGGCAAGTCACGTCCCCTCCGTATCTTGGTATCGCTGGTCTGTGCTTTCTTCCTGTGCTGGGCGCCCTACCACTGCCTCCTACTGGCAAAGATGGTGAACAGCAACAGTATGTTGGTGACGGAGGGGCTGACAGTGGCCACAGCCTTTACCTACTTCAACAGTTGTGTGAACCCGCTGCTGTACTTCTGTATGGGGTTGGACATGAGAGGGTCGAGGTTCAGGCAGACCTTAGCGGGGGTGTACCGGAGAGCACTAGCCGATGACAGAGATGGTCGAAACACGCAGTCCAACGAGCGTACAGTGCATAATAGTTCTGGTTCTGCGTCACAACCTGCACTCAGTCTTAAGTGA